In Paenibacillus durus, the DNA window GACACAGCCATGTATATCATACCTTAACGCTGCCGGATGGCAAATGGCTTGTAAATCCGGGCAGCGTCGGCTTGCCCGCCTACGAGGATGATCTTCCTTTTCCCCATGTCATGGAATCGGGCACACCTTACGCAAGTTTCTGTATCGTACGCAGGAGGGAAGGAACAGGCTGGAACGTAGAGCATAAGCTGATCCCATACGATTGGAATACGGCAGCCGATATGGCGGAACGAAACGGCAGACTCGACTATGCAATTGCCATCCGCAGCGGGAGAGTGCGGTAATTCGCCGCTATATGGTCCGTTTGCCGATTTAATAAAGAGAGGAATGGAAATTTCATGACAAGTGATACAGAGCAAGATTTGGAAGGATTGAAGGCGGCAGGGAAGGTCGTCGGATTCACAATCGCTGAGATGAAAAAAAGCGTAAAGCCCGGCATGACGACGCTGGAGCTTGACAAAATAGGAGCGGAAATTCTGAAGCGTTTCGGGGCGAAATCGGCTCCGAGGGAAACGTATGATTTTCCGGGCGATACGTGCATCAGTCTGAACGAAGAAGTGGCGCACGGCATTCCGGGTCCAAAAGTGATTCGTGCCGGTGACCTCATCAACATCGATGTATCCGCCGAACTGAACGGTTATTACGGGGATGCCGCCGTATCATTTCAACTGCCTCCATACAACCAGAAGCTGCTGCGCCTATGCGCCAGCGCCGAAGAAACGATGATGAGCGTAATTTCCCATTTGCGCGCCGGAATGCGGGTCAACGAAATCGGCAGAGTGATGGAAGCGGAGGCCCGCAAACGCGGCTACAAAGTGGTGCGGAACCTGTGCAGCCACGGGATCGGCAGAACGCTGCACGATACGCCGCATGAAATTCTGCCCTATTACAACCCCCGCGAGACAACCGTTCTGAAACCAAACCAGGTCATAACGATTGAGCCGTTTCTGTCGACCGGCGCGCAATACGTCGAGCAGCAACCGGACGGCTGGACATTGACCGTACCTGATAACAGCCGGGTCGCGCAGTTCGAGCATACGATCATTGTAACCAAGGGACGACCCATCATCTTGACAGGCGCCTGAAATCTAATTTCGGACGCTCTCCGGAGGCTGTATAGGACATTCAGCTTTAATCCAGATAGGCGACGACCTCATTCAGTTGTTCCAACGCTTGCGGCGATATTTTCAGGGTAGATCCGGGCTCTCCCGTACCACCGTAAACAAAGGGATAGCGGAAGAGCTTCCGGTCTACAATGCAAGGCAGCGGAAGCATCAGCGATACACTGCCCACTTCCTGTCCGGTAAGCTGCAGAACCTGCTTGGGGCTAGCCATTTTTAGAGAATCATATCCCATAAGAGCCGCCGTTTCTTCCAGGTTGACGCGTCCGCGGTCGCCGGAAACAATCAGGGCGCAATACTCATTTCCGGCTCTCAGTACCAAGGCGGGCGCGGTCTGTCCAATTTCGATTCCCAAAAAGGCTGCACCTTCCTGCGCCGTTTTGATGGGGCCTTCATGCTTAATGATTTCGTACTTGACTCCTTTTTCCTGTAACACATGTTCCAATTGCTCTAATTGATTCATGAGTGCCTCCAAGTAATCTTTTTCCATATTATATATCATATCAAGAATGCAGGACATGCCAGTCTATCCTGCGGGGGAGGCGTAATGAGCGGACAAGCATGTAACGCATTGGCGGAACTGGAGCTGTGGATGAGCGGCAATGGTACGGATCGGAAACGGCTGGAGGACGAGTTGGCCGCGGATAGCCGTCTACCTGGGCCGAGAGCCAATCTTGAACTGGCGGAGAAGTTCGCTCGATATTTTGGAAGCGGGGATTTGGCTGATGGACTATGGGAGCTTCTTACCGATTGGGGAAATATTTCGGGCGAAATGGCGGACACGGGCAACCCCCGTGAATTTCTGCCCTTTTGCGCGATTCGGGCGATGGGCGAACATTACGGATATGCGGACGCTGAGCGGAGAGTGGTTATAGCGGACGCATTCAAGTGGGCAATGAACGATTCCCGCTGGAGAATGCGCGAGGCGGCAGCGATGGGACTGCAAAGCGTCGGCGAGCATGATTTCGCGCTGCTCCGCGATCTATTGGAACATTGGCATAATGGAGCGAATGAGCTGGAGCAGCGCGCTTTTGTCGCGGCCCTGGCCCACCCGCCGCTGCTGACGGCAAAGGACAATGCGCGGTATGCGCTCGGCCTGGCGGGTGAAAT includes these proteins:
- the map gene encoding type I methionyl aminopeptidase; the encoded protein is MTSDTEQDLEGLKAAGKVVGFTIAEMKKSVKPGMTTLELDKIGAEILKRFGAKSAPRETYDFPGDTCISLNEEVAHGIPGPKVIRAGDLINIDVSAELNGYYGDAAVSFQLPPYNQKLLRLCASAEETMMSVISHLRAGMRVNEIGRVMEAEARKRGYKVVRNLCSHGIGRTLHDTPHEILPYYNPRETTVLKPNQVITIEPFLSTGAQYVEQQPDGWTLTVPDNSRVAQFEHTIIVTKGRPIILTGA
- a CDS encoding aminoacyl-tRNA deacylase encodes the protein MNQLEQLEHVLQEKGVKYEIIKHEGPIKTAQEGAAFLGIEIGQTAPALVLRAGNEYCALIVSGDRGRVNLEETAALMGYDSLKMASPKQVLQLTGQEVGSVSLMLPLPCIVDRKLFRYPFVYGGTGEPGSTLKISPQALEQLNEVVAYLD